One stretch of Thermanaerosceptrum fracticalcis DNA includes these proteins:
- a CDS encoding NAD-dependent 4,6-dehydratase LegB gives MQKKVLVTGADGFIGSHLTEKLVEKGYNVRAFVLYNSFNSWGWLDYTQAGIKKEIEIFAGDIRDPHGVKKAMEGCELVFHLAALIAIPYSYHSPDTYVDTNIKGTLNILQAARELGVEKLVHTSTSEVYGTARFVPITEDHPLQGQSPYAASKIGADQMALSFHRSFNLPVSIIRPFNTYGPRQSARAIIPTIITQIASGQRRLKLGSLHPTRDFNYVKDTVAGFIAVAESSLSIGEVINIGSNYEISIGDTVQLIAEVMGTQVEVETDAERLRPENSEVERLWADNARAKQLLNWQPLYSGREGLKRGLTETALWFTNPENLRHYKADRYNI, from the coding sequence GTGCAAAAGAAAGTTCTTGTTACAGGTGCCGATGGCTTCATTGGTTCACATCTTACTGAGAAACTTGTCGAAAAAGGATATAACGTTAGAGCTTTTGTCCTCTATAATTCCTTTAACAGTTGGGGTTGGCTTGACTATACACAGGCGGGCATAAAAAAGGAAATTGAAATCTTCGCCGGGGATATTCGTGATCCCCATGGAGTTAAAAAGGCCATGGAGGGATGTGAATTAGTCTTCCATCTGGCTGCTCTTATAGCCATTCCCTATTCCTATCACTCCCCTGATACCTATGTAGATACAAATATTAAGGGTACACTGAACATTCTTCAAGCTGCCCGAGAACTAGGGGTGGAAAAGTTAGTTCATACCTCTACCAGTGAAGTGTACGGTACTGCCAGGTTTGTACCGATTACTGAAGATCATCCCCTGCAGGGTCAATCCCCTTATGCCGCTTCTAAAATAGGGGCTGACCAAATGGCCCTTTCCTTTCATCGGTCCTTTAATTTACCTGTTTCCATCATTCGTCCCTTTAACACTTATGGGCCGCGGCAATCGGCCAGGGCTATTATTCCCACAATAATAACCCAGATTGCCAGTGGACAAAGGCGGTTAAAACTGGGCTCTCTACATCCAACCCGAGATTTTAATTATGTCAAGGATACTGTGGCAGGTTTTATCGCTGTTGCTGAATCTAGTCTGTCCATTGGCGAAGTTATAAATATAGGAAGCAATTATGAGATCTCTATTGGCGATACTGTTCAATTGATTGCTGAAGTAATGGGCACACAGGTTGAAGTGGAGACTGATGCTGAAAGATTGCGACCTGAAAATAGTGAGGTTGAGCGTCTTTGGGCAGATAACGCTCGAGCCAAGCAGTTGTTAAATTGGCAGCCGCTATATAGCGGTCGAGAAGGATTAAAAAGGGGGCTTACGGAGACGGCTTTATGGTTTACCAATCCGGAGAATTTACGTCACTATAAAGCCGACCGTTACAACATATGA
- a CDS encoding DegT/DnrJ/EryC1/StrS family aminotransferase, protein MMIPLLDLKAQYLSIKDEIDAAIQEVMASGQYILGENVEALEKEIAEYCGVKYGIGVANGTDALVLTLDAFGIGKGDEVIATPYTFFATAEAISRVGATPVFVDINPYTYNIDVTKLKEKITEKTKAIIPVHIFGQMADMDPIMEIAKLHNLVVIEDACQAIGAEYKGRKAGSIGHAACFSFFPTKNLGCYGDGGMVVTNNPELALRIKLLRTHGSQKKYHHQIIGYNSRLDELQAAFLRVKLRHLDEWNTLRREKAHYYDQLFSKSQIGTPFVAEWADSVFHLYLIRSTYREKIQVALNENGISTAVYYPVPLHLQPVYQILGYHEGDLPCAEEASRETLAIPLYPEISPAQQMKIAEIIKSVEIARD, encoded by the coding sequence ATGATGATTCCTCTATTAGACCTAAAAGCCCAATATCTATCAATAAAAGATGAGATTGATGCCGCAATTCAGGAAGTAATGGCAAGCGGACAATATATCCTGGGGGAAAATGTAGAAGCTCTTGAAAAGGAAATAGCAGAATATTGTGGCGTAAAGTACGGTATTGGTGTTGCTAATGGTACAGATGCGTTAGTACTTACCCTAGATGCCTTTGGTATTGGCAAGGGTGATGAAGTAATAGCGACACCCTATACTTTTTTCGCAACAGCGGAAGCTATTTCTCGGGTTGGAGCCACACCTGTATTTGTTGACATCAATCCCTATACATATAATATTGATGTAACCAAATTAAAAGAAAAAATAACGGAAAAAACTAAGGCTATTATCCCTGTCCATATTTTCGGGCAGATGGCAGATATGGATCCTATTATGGAAATAGCTAAATTGCATAATTTAGTTGTTATAGAAGACGCGTGTCAGGCAATTGGGGCTGAATATAAAGGGAGAAAGGCTGGCTCTATAGGACATGCCGCCTGCTTTAGCTTCTTCCCTACTAAGAATTTGGGATGTTACGGTGATGGCGGGATGGTTGTAACAAATAACCCAGAGCTCGCGCTACGCATAAAGCTGTTAAGGACTCACGGAAGTCAAAAAAAGTACCATCATCAGATCATAGGATATAACAGCCGTCTTGACGAATTGCAGGCCGCTTTTTTACGGGTTAAGCTTCGACACCTGGATGAGTGGAATACACTACGGCGGGAAAAAGCCCACTATTATGATCAACTTTTTTCCAAAAGCCAAATAGGAACGCCTTTTGTAGCAGAATGGGCTGATAGTGTCTTTCATTTATACCTCATCCGCTCCACATATAGAGAAAAAATACAGGTTGCACTAAATGAGAATGGTATCAGTACTGCAGTTTACTATCCAGTTCCCTTACATCTTCAGCCGGTTTATCAAATACTAGGTTACCACGAGGGTGATTTACCCTGCGCTGAAGAGGCATCCAGGGAAACCTTGGCTATACCCCTTTACCCGGAGATTAGTCCGGCTCAGCAGATGAAGATTGCTGAAATAATAAAATCAGTTGAAATAGCGAGGGATTAA
- a CDS encoding acyltransferase, which translates to MNNVAVSNLARLGKRVALGNFVVIEDNVVIGNNVYVGNNVTIHEGTVIGDNVDIADGAVLGKKPQLAASSTAKRSEILTPLQIGPCCRIGSNTIIYAGTIIGSGSVIADLASVRERCVVGDNVVIGRGVAVENDTRIGSNTKIQTGAYITAYTIIEDHVFIAPMVTTTNDNYMGRTEERFKYIKGPTVKRGARIGGGAILLPGVTVAEETFVAAGSLVTKDTDSGTVYIGVPAKAVRKVDPVELLNKEE; encoded by the coding sequence ATGAATAATGTGGCTGTTTCGAACTTAGCAAGGCTAGGTAAAAGGGTTGCTTTAGGCAACTTTGTAGTTATTGAAGATAATGTGGTGATAGGAAATAATGTTTATGTTGGAAATAATGTAACTATTCATGAGGGAACAGTTATAGGAGATAATGTTGATATAGCTGATGGAGCAGTACTGGGGAAAAAGCCGCAACTGGCAGCCAGCAGTACAGCAAAACGAAGCGAAATTCTGACCCCATTACAAATAGGGCCTTGTTGTCGTATTGGCTCAAATACAATTATCTATGCCGGAACAATCATTGGAAGTGGCTCCGTTATAGCTGATTTAGCCTCTGTACGGGAAAGGTGCGTTGTAGGGGATAATGTTGTAATCGGGCGTGGGGTTGCAGTTGAAAATGATACCCGTATTGGTTCTAATACTAAAATTCAGACGGGAGCCTACATTACTGCGTACACGATTATCGAAGATCATGTATTTATTGCTCCTATGGTTACCACTACTAATGATAATTACATGGGCAGGACTGAAGAAAGGTTTAAATATATAAAAGGTCCTACGGTTAAACGGGGAGCAAGAATTGGTGGAGGTGCTATACTTCTGCCTGGGGTGACTGTTGCAGAAGAGACTTTTGTTGCAGCAGGATCCCTTGTAACTAAAGATACGGATAGCGGGACGGTCTATATCGGTGTTCCAGCAAAAGCTGTACGAAAAGTAGACCCTGTTGAATTATTAAATAAAGAAGAGTGA
- a CDS encoding Gfo/Idh/MocA family protein → MKPVKFAIVGCGRIAPKHAEAIINLEDAQLVAVCDKNKEKADRFAEKYLAKPYYDYIQLLKDADFDAICICTPSGYHAEMGIQAAEHCKHVLVEKPMAMNLEDAGRLIDQCQKRRVKLGVVHQNRFNKSVRMVREALEKGKFGRLTHVNAAVRWNRNDAYYNEASWRGTWELDGGCLMNQAIHNIDLLQWILGPIDTVSAFTATMLRKIEAPDIGVAILRARNGAYGIVEAANTIYPCNLEETLHVFGERGTAAIGGIAVNRIEAWRFSENYIEEEKAILEERENEPPDVYGFGHRELIKDFIKAIKEDRQPAITGEEGRKALEIILAMFKSSETGLPVRLPLESSYKPGGK, encoded by the coding sequence ATGAAACCAGTTAAATTCGCCATTGTAGGCTGCGGAAGAATTGCCCCGAAACATGCCGAGGCAATCATCAACTTAGAGGATGCCCAACTGGTTGCTGTATGCGATAAGAACAAAGAAAAAGCTGATAGATTTGCAGAAAAATATTTGGCTAAGCCCTATTATGATTATATACAACTGCTAAAAGATGCTGATTTTGATGCAATCTGTATCTGTACGCCAAGTGGCTATCACGCTGAAATGGGTATACAGGCAGCAGAACATTGCAAACATGTCTTGGTGGAAAAGCCAATGGCAATGAATCTTGAGGATGCAGGCCGGTTGATTGATCAGTGCCAAAAAAGAAGAGTTAAACTAGGTGTAGTCCACCAGAACCGTTTTAACAAATCAGTGAGAATGGTTAGAGAAGCGCTGGAAAAAGGGAAATTCGGAAGACTGACTCATGTAAACGCAGCGGTCCGCTGGAACAGGAATGACGCTTACTATAATGAAGCCAGTTGGAGAGGGACATGGGAACTGGACGGGGGCTGTCTGATGAATCAGGCCATACATAATATAGACTTGCTTCAATGGATCCTGGGTCCTATAGATACAGTATCAGCATTTACTGCAACTATGCTAAGGAAAATAGAGGCTCCAGATATTGGAGTTGCAATACTGAGAGCCAGGAATGGAGCGTATGGAATCGTTGAGGCAGCCAATACAATTTACCCCTGCAATCTGGAAGAAACACTGCATGTCTTCGGTGAGCGTGGTACCGCTGCCATAGGCGGGATTGCTGTTAACAGGATAGAAGCCTGGCGCTTTTCTGAAAACTATATAGAAGAAGAAAAAGCGATACTAGAAGAGCGAGAAAATGAACCGCCGGACGTATATGGCTTCGGCCACCGTGAACTGATTAAGGACTTTATCAAGGCTATTAAGGAGGACAGGCAGCCGGCAATCACGGGCGAAGAAGGCCGTAAAGCTTTGGAGATTATTTTAGCCATGTTTAAGTCATCTGAGACTGGTCTACCCGTAAGACTCCCTTTAGAATCATCATACAAGCCGGGTGGTAAATAA
- a CDS encoding nucleotide sugar dehydrogenase has translation MINKLKAKINSKTALIAVVGLGYVGLPLAVEKGKVGFTVVGIDQNEKRVDMVNQGHNYIKDVKDEDLQLLVQSGRLSATSSFSDLKEADIIIICVPTPLTKNKTPDISYIENVTDEIKKYLRPGQLVSLESTTYPGTTEEVILPRLEESGLKVGQDFFLAHSPERVDPGNKRFTTNNISKVVGGVTPACLEAAYTFYSQTIQHVYKVSSPAVAEITKVFENTYRAVNIALVNELMMLCDKMNLDVWEVVEAAGTKPFGIQTFYPGPGVGGHCIPIDPFYLAWKAREYDFNTRFIELAGEVNIMATYYTVDKIVEVLNANNKSVKGARVLILGVAYKKDIEDERESPALKIIHRLQQLGAYVLYHDPYIPLLKAHEPLEKDMHGVELTREIVESSDCVAIITDHTNIDYEWVVQHARLVVDARNATKNITVGKNKIIKI, from the coding sequence ATGATCAATAAACTTAAAGCAAAAATAAACTCGAAAACTGCCTTGATTGCTGTAGTTGGATTAGGTTATGTTGGTTTGCCTTTAGCAGTAGAAAAAGGGAAAGTGGGTTTTACAGTAGTTGGTATTGACCAGAACGAAAAACGGGTGGACATGGTAAATCAAGGCCATAATTATATTAAAGATGTTAAAGATGAGGATTTACAACTTCTTGTACAGTCAGGGAGACTATCGGCAACAAGTTCTTTTTCTGATCTAAAAGAAGCGGACATAATCATAATTTGCGTTCCTACCCCTCTTACAAAGAATAAGACTCCAGACATTTCATATATTGAAAATGTTACGGATGAAATCAAGAAATATTTAAGGCCCGGTCAATTAGTATCTTTAGAGAGCACTACTTATCCTGGCACTACTGAAGAAGTCATTCTTCCCAGGCTTGAAGAGTCAGGTCTTAAGGTTGGACAGGATTTTTTCCTCGCTCATTCACCAGAAAGGGTGGATCCAGGTAATAAACGATTTACTACAAATAATATTTCTAAGGTTGTTGGTGGTGTTACTCCGGCTTGTCTGGAGGCGGCATACACATTCTACTCTCAGACCATCCAGCATGTTTATAAGGTTTCGTCGCCTGCCGTCGCAGAGATAACCAAAGTTTTTGAAAACACCTATCGCGCAGTAAATATCGCTCTAGTCAATGAATTGATGATGCTGTGTGATAAAATGAACCTTGACGTGTGGGAAGTGGTTGAGGCTGCTGGTACCAAGCCCTTTGGGATTCAGACCTTCTACCCGGGCCCGGGGGTAGGTGGTCATTGCATTCCAATTGACCCCTTTTATCTCGCATGGAAAGCCAGGGAATATGATTTTAATACGCGATTTATTGAGCTGGCGGGAGAAGTAAATATCATGGCCACATACTACACTGTGGATAAAATAGTAGAGGTACTTAATGCTAACAACAAATCCGTAAAAGGGGCTAGGGTATTAATACTGGGAGTGGCCTACAAAAAAGATATTGAAGATGAGAGGGAATCTCCTGCACTGAAAATTATTCATAGACTACAGCAACTAGGGGCGTATGTCTTGTATCATGACCCCTATATACCCCTCCTAAAGGCTCACGAACCCCTTGAAAAGGATATGCATGGAGTAGAATTGACCCGGGAAATAGTAGAGAGCTCAGATTGCGTAGCTATAATCACAGACCATACTAACATCGATTACGAATGGGTTGTACAACATGCTAGACTTGTAGTGGATGCGAGAAATGCTACAAAAAATATTACGGTGGGGAAAAATAAGATAATAAAAATATGA
- a CDS encoding O-antigen ligase family protein, whose translation MKHTKIQPKQLHSLGVETLPMWVISLIIYVAPMFFGLFYDRHFVKVSLVIGALLLFLAYQSFKGKKLKVNVPVLVVILFMMSYIISLFFAVNMDLAVLSTIRAITYFGFVILVLNYADEKTENILLTFIYAAGITVAAVGLLAASNLNIFPDAFKAPRIFSTFQYPNTTAVFLNVSLIIGLCLMQSYKNQNIFNMVNFLLITALFGTISRGGILVYAITCFLLFISGLPGMKRQEFVLRFSALNFIAVLTYVIMLLTYKTKILPLAFLLVMSAIVYIVFERVPWQKIKLKYVIVSVTIILVGLLSMIGIFAPRLLDFRLSSTNFLARYYFYVDAFKVIADHGLFGIGGGGWSTIYPSYRGHLYFSKLIHNHYLETWIESGVLAMGSLLFIVLLSVYRMAKDIFNPEAFKRRMLGYAVFALAVHAAIDFTFSFGAVFFLFWTLIILQMKNSKDINIDGKSIFSRSAVISTAVLLLIVSSLYIYGHMINDKATDLAKNNDANKAIPLFKKAIGVYPFEQRFRSNLAQVMYASGKIQNKKEDFVLAKQYIDEALKYTPYNSKFVDYKTLILYELGEINEAVAINEAVVNHDPLDIQNYEKLMEVYLTSAKKYLLSGSITQAVELLAKADNIPQMLEEKKKQVDPQRLRLWTDRDLKLTPKMIMLLAEKNVLLHQFSKAEDLMRQINVAPEELAHKKLMLMAVINRFSGESRKAEEFLNRASDIEKTSREMFKQYIQMLETSKTVGLNK comes from the coding sequence ATGAAACATACAAAAATACAACCCAAACAGTTACATAGTCTGGGTGTTGAAACATTACCAATGTGGGTTATATCTCTAATTATATATGTGGCTCCCATGTTTTTTGGACTCTTCTATGACCGTCATTTTGTAAAAGTTTCATTAGTAATTGGAGCTTTACTGCTTTTTCTTGCTTATCAATCCTTCAAAGGGAAAAAATTAAAAGTTAATGTCCCTGTGCTGGTTGTTATTTTATTTATGATGAGTTATATCATCTCGTTGTTTTTTGCAGTTAATATGGACTTAGCAGTGCTAAGTACTATTAGGGCGATTACGTATTTCGGTTTTGTAATACTTGTTCTAAATTACGCTGATGAAAAAACAGAAAACATTCTACTAACTTTTATTTATGCTGCTGGGATAACTGTAGCTGCTGTTGGTCTTCTAGCAGCATCTAACCTAAATATATTTCCAGATGCTTTTAAGGCCCCAAGAATATTTTCAACTTTCCAGTATCCTAATACCACGGCTGTATTCCTCAATGTCTCATTGATAATCGGCTTATGTTTAATGCAATCTTATAAAAACCAGAATATCTTCAATATGGTTAACTTCTTGTTGATAACTGCTCTGTTTGGAACAATTTCACGTGGAGGTATTTTAGTATATGCGATAACCTGTTTTCTTCTCTTTATTAGCGGATTACCTGGCATGAAAAGGCAAGAATTTGTGCTGCGCTTCTCCGCCCTTAATTTTATTGCGGTTTTGACTTATGTTATTATGCTTCTTACTTATAAGACGAAAATTCTACCCCTAGCTTTTTTGCTAGTAATGTCGGCAATTGTTTATATAGTATTTGAAAGGGTTCCCTGGCAGAAGATTAAGTTAAAATATGTAATAGTATCAGTTACGATAATCCTTGTAGGCTTGTTGAGTATGATTGGTATATTTGCGCCCCGATTGCTGGATTTCAGACTCTCTTCAACTAACTTCCTTGCCCGGTATTACTTTTATGTAGATGCCTTTAAAGTAATTGCTGACCATGGCCTTTTTGGAATAGGGGGTGGAGGCTGGAGTACAATATACCCATCCTATAGAGGACATCTGTATTTTTCAAAATTAATTCATAATCACTATCTGGAGACCTGGATTGAATCCGGAGTCTTAGCAATGGGCTCATTATTATTTATTGTCCTCCTTTCGGTATACAGGATGGCTAAAGACATTTTTAATCCGGAAGCATTCAAACGCCGTATGCTGGGTTACGCAGTATTTGCCCTTGCTGTCCATGCGGCGATTGACTTTACATTTTCTTTTGGGGCAGTCTTTTTTCTATTCTGGACCCTCATCATACTACAGATGAAGAATTCCAAAGATATAAACATTGACGGTAAGTCCATATTTTCCAGGTCTGCCGTAATTTCAACAGCAGTACTTCTACTAATTGTATCGTCTTTGTATATCTATGGACACATGATTAACGACAAAGCAACTGACCTTGCCAAAAATAACGATGCAAATAAAGCAATTCCTTTATTTAAAAAAGCTATCGGTGTTTATCCGTTTGAACAAAGGTTTAGAAGCAACCTTGCCCAGGTTATGTATGCCTCGGGAAAGATACAGAACAAAAAGGAAGACTTTGTGCTAGCCAAGCAATATATAGATGAAGCTCTAAAGTATACCCCCTATAATTCAAAATTTGTTGATTATAAAACTTTAATCCTCTATGAGTTGGGAGAAATTAATGAAGCTGTTGCCATTAATGAGGCTGTTGTAAACCATGACCCTCTTGATATTCAGAACTATGAAAAACTTATGGAAGTTTACCTTACTTCAGCTAAGAAGTACCTGTTGTCGGGAAGTATAACCCAAGCAGTTGAACTCCTCGCAAAGGCGGATAACATTCCGCAGATGCTGGAAGAAAAAAAGAAACAGGTTGATCCCCAAAGGCTAAGATTGTGGACTGATAGAGACCTCAAACTTACCCCAAAAATGATTATGCTTCTAGCTGAGAAAAATGTTTTATTACACCAATTTAGTAAGGCTGAGGATCTCATGAGACAGATAAATGTAGCTCCGGAAGAACTGGCACATAAGAAACTGATGTTGATGGCTGTTATTAATCGTTTTAGTGGAGAGTCACGGAAAGCTGAAGAATTTTTAAACAGGGCTAGTGACATTGAAAAGACATCCAGGGAAATGTTTAAACAGTATATCCAGATGCTTGAAACATCAAAAACTGTGGGGTTAAACAAATGA
- a CDS encoding TolC family protein, whose protein sequence is MCMQGKVSKYISILVFISVVITGFSGFAYGSSYVLTLSEAKKLAVIHSPEIKKQEAVIDLAEVNKRDSWIAYEQARANYQNFGINSDTLKNAMENAKKGYDAAGYAYDDANVNLENLKLKVEYDTENTYLSLLNIENNIKNLEESYRLQKEMVKIESLKMALGLSTKTLLDQQIQKSMDLEKQLQNLYDSKKTLKWQLNRSIGRNPEDQLELAPVTFEAVKYDNQQFSEQKAEDTSLAIQQYNRIIEDKNKEIEQKRYNASDKVEKLTLEVKQTELFKNDTEYSIKLAIKNIHEKLYLAQKTLVDNRGKYDMAKHNYEIQLTQYELGVISKIAKENSLNALHQAQAAYEKAVYDYYLAARELALAEQGILLK, encoded by the coding sequence ATGTGTATGCAGGGAAAAGTTTCAAAGTATATATCCATACTGGTTTTTATTAGTGTGGTTATAACAGGATTCTCGGGGTTTGCCTATGGAAGTTCGTATGTACTTACGCTTAGTGAGGCTAAGAAGCTGGCCGTTATACATAGTCCCGAAATTAAAAAACAAGAAGCTGTTATTGACTTAGCGGAAGTAAACAAGCGGGATTCTTGGATTGCCTATGAACAGGCGCGGGCTAATTATCAAAACTTTGGTATCAATTCTGATACATTGAAAAACGCCATGGAAAATGCAAAAAAAGGGTATGACGCCGCTGGTTACGCTTATGATGATGCAAATGTAAACCTTGAGAACCTTAAATTAAAAGTAGAATATGATACGGAAAATACGTATTTATCATTGTTGAATATTGAAAATAACATAAAGAATCTGGAAGAGAGCTATAGACTTCAGAAAGAGATGGTAAAAATAGAAAGTTTAAAAATGGCGTTAGGGCTTAGTACTAAAACTCTTCTAGACCAACAAATACAAAAATCAATGGATTTAGAAAAGCAGTTACAAAATTTATATGATAGTAAAAAAACTCTAAAGTGGCAACTTAATAGGAGTATTGGCAGAAATCCCGAAGATCAACTGGAATTAGCTCCTGTAACATTTGAGGCGGTAAAGTACGATAATCAGCAATTTAGTGAACAAAAGGCTGAAGATACTTCTCTTGCTATACAACAGTATAATAGAATAATAGAGGATAAGAATAAAGAAATAGAGCAGAAGAGATATAATGCTTCAGATAAAGTAGAAAAACTTACCCTGGAAGTAAAACAAACTGAGCTTTTTAAAAACGACACAGAATATTCAATAAAACTAGCAATTAAGAATATCCATGAAAAGCTGTATTTGGCACAAAAGACCCTTGTTGACAACCGAGGTAAATATGACATGGCTAAACATAATTATGAGATACAATTAACACAGTATGAATTAGGCGTTATCTCCAAGATAGCGAAAGAAAACAGCCTAAACGCTCTTCATCAAGCACAGGCTGCCTACGAAAAGGCAGTATATGATTACTACTTGGCTGCAAGGGAACTAGCATTGGCAGAACAGGGAATTTTGTTGAAGTGA
- a CDS encoding copper amine oxidase N-terminal domain-containing protein, with protein MKSRKLFAILTLVAFMMTLLPMAAFAGDANRFASKVETDKTSVDADNSSFVKFTVYLFDDANGIATNSKVYVASSRATTDKFYQSDGTTALTLVADNVFETPVATDGKIEFKVKSAIAGAAKIAVGLPTSTVSGATSLYQYLTGNSIATADTVKLIATKDITFVNSGVDEVVFNSATTSATTTANGLDYYELKFQVQDKANAGIPGQEVTFSVNKLGATLSATTATTDLFGFAKVKVYATKADTFTVQASSGGKSATQAVTFAAGGPFDIALKSDNNQKVALAQTNKTFEFEVKDIQGNRITFATDKAAAGAVSASVVTEPTDSSISVTVVKSADDNANLKIASFSKEGNYKVRAKLANGKYADVSFTVKKQGDITGLTLSYDETSLPVSGKSGAPTVKRVDAEGVSLEVASPYDNIDFYTSNSDLATMGSGVTKGHVYATTNSDNAPGTVTITAIDTSNKKTASFSFTINKPAIGIQLVAPAAATEIGTTALVTIKTVDKNGNVVALGSQAGTQAGTYYVLGKPSGAIASAADGTDFSDNLKQKGQATIKVDSNKAGDVTIQVVLGAWTGTTTVKFVEPAPPKVVIGAKAVTMFIGATGYVQDSAAKVTDVAPFIKDGRTFVAVRPLAEAFGAQIGWNAATQTVTLTRSDMTLTIVIGSNAITKVAGGVTTTVTADVPAFIKDGRTVLPFRAVGEAFGATVSYDAATQAVSFAQ; from the coding sequence TTGAAATCTAGAAAGTTATTTGCCATCCTGACGCTCGTTGCGTTCATGATGACATTGCTCCCCATGGCTGCATTTGCTGGTGATGCAAACAGATTCGCTTCCAAAGTTGAAACTGATAAGACAAGTGTAGATGCAGATAATTCCAGTTTTGTTAAGTTTACTGTCTATTTGTTTGACGATGCTAACGGCATTGCGACTAACTCCAAAGTGTATGTTGCGTCCAGCCGTGCAACTACTGACAAGTTCTATCAAAGCGATGGAACCACTGCTTTAACTCTGGTTGCTGATAACGTTTTTGAAACTCCTGTTGCAACCGATGGCAAAATTGAGTTTAAAGTGAAGTCTGCGATTGCCGGGGCTGCTAAAATTGCAGTCGGTCTGCCCACCTCTACTGTAAGTGGTGCAACCAGCTTATATCAGTACCTGACCGGCAACTCCATTGCTACTGCTGACACTGTGAAGCTGATTGCTACCAAGGACATTACTTTCGTGAATTCCGGTGTAGATGAAGTTGTTTTCAACTCCGCTACTACCAGTGCTACCACAACGGCCAATGGTCTTGACTACTATGAACTTAAGTTCCAGGTACAAGACAAGGCTAACGCTGGCATTCCTGGCCAGGAAGTAACTTTCAGTGTTAACAAGCTTGGTGCTACCCTGAGCGCTACAACTGCTACTACTGACCTTTTCGGCTTTGCTAAAGTTAAGGTTTATGCCACCAAGGCTGATACCTTCACTGTTCAAGCCTCCAGTGGCGGCAAGTCAGCTACTCAAGCTGTAACCTTTGCTGCTGGTGGTCCATTTGATATCGCTCTCAAGAGCGACAACAACCAGAAGGTTGCTCTGGCTCAGACCAACAAGACCTTCGAATTCGAAGTTAAAGACATTCAAGGCAACAGAATTACCTTTGCTACCGACAAGGCAGCTGCAGGCGCTGTATCTGCATCCGTTGTTACAGAGCCTACTGATTCCAGTATTTCAGTAACCGTTGTGAAGAGCGCCGATGACAATGCTAACCTTAAGATTGCTTCCTTCTCCAAGGAAGGTAACTATAAGGTTCGTGCTAAGCTTGCTAACGGTAAGTATGCAGATGTTAGCTTCACCGTTAAGAAGCAGGGCGACATCACCGGCCTGACTCTTTCTTATGATGAGACCTCTCTGCCCGTAAGTGGCAAGTCTGGTGCTCCTACTGTTAAGCGGGTAGACGCTGAGGGGGTATCCCTTGAAGTAGCTTCTCCTTACGATAATATTGATTTCTACACTAGCAACAGTGATCTTGCAACCATGGGTAGCGGAGTTACTAAGGGCCACGTTTATGCTACAACTAACTCCGACAATGCACCTGGCACTGTAACTATTACAGCTATTGATACCTCTAATAAGAAGACCGCTTCCTTTAGCTTTACTATTAATAAGCCCGCTATCGGCATTCAACTTGTAGCTCCTGCTGCAGCCACCGAAATTGGCACGACAGCTCTTGTTACTATTAAGACTGTTGACAAGAACGGCAATGTAGTTGCTCTTGGTTCCCAAGCTGGCACCCAAGCAGGTACCTACTATGTTCTCGGCAAGCCCTCCGGCGCTATCGCCAGTGCTGCTGACGGAACTGACTTCTCTGACAACCTGAAGCAGAAGGGTCAAGCTACCATTAAGGTAGACAGCAACAAGGCCGGCGATGTTACTATTCAAGTAGTACTCGGTGCTTGGACTGGAACAACAACAGTTAAGTTTGTTGAGCCCGCTCCTCCCAAAGTTGTAATCGGCGCTAAAGCTGTAACTATGTTCATCGGCGCTACCGGTTATGTACAAGACAGTGCTGCTAAAGTAACTGATGTTGCTCCTTTCATTAAGGACGGTCGTACCTTCGTAGCTGTTCGTCCTTTGGCTGAAGCTTTCGGCGCTCAAATCGGCTGGAACGCAGCTACTCAAACTGTAACTCTTACTCGTTCCGACATGACTCTGACCATCGTAATTGGCTCCAACGCCATTACTAAGGTTGCTGGCGGCGTAACTACTACAGTTACTGCAGATGTTCCTGCCTTCATCAAGGATGGCCGTACTGTACTGCCCTTCCGTGCAGTTGGTGAAGCCTTCGGTGCAACTGTAAGCTACGATGCTGCCACTCAAGCTGTAAGCTTTGCTCAATAA